Genomic window (Maylandia zebra isolate NMK-2024a linkage group LG11, Mzebra_GT3a, whole genome shotgun sequence):
aatagggtgatatggtactacaaggtcattgagataagatggggcctgattatttaagagctTTGTAGCCGTCGCattgaaatgtaattattatgtGATTGCAATGTTCAAAATTTGGTGTTTAATCTGGATTCATGTTGTGTTGTCGCCACCTACTGGTGGGCCTGAGTGTGGCACTTTGTGGTGCGCATGCTTTGGGGTGAGGCTCAATTAAGTGCACATGTCACCAGAAACTGAAGGCTCGAGCCAGAAAGAGAATGCTGGCTTGTGTAAAAGGTGGAAATATAGAAGATATGGACTACAATTGCTCATGAATGTTCAGTAGAAAGGTGCACACGGTATGTTGGTGCATTTACTTTGTGTGTATCTTTTATTTGAGTTGTAATTTTTGTTCTGCTGATGTAATATCCGTGTTTTTATTGATCATTTCACCATAGTTTTTCACGGTGTTTGCTGgtgaaaagaagattaaaataCTGGCTGAACATCAGTTGGCCCTTTATTCTACTTCGaacatgaaaaaccttcagGAGCAGTTAcaaccttgtatgtgaggagcaggattttgaattctggatttaacaggaagccaaaacaggagaaatctgctctctctttctagtccctgtcagtactcttgctgcagcattttggatcagctgaagacttttcagggagtttttaggacttcctgataataatgaattacagtcgtccagcctggaagtaataaatgcatgaactagtttttcagcgtcactctgagacaggatatttctaactttagagatgttgcacaaatggaagaaagcagtcttacatatttgtttaatatgtgcgttgaaggacatgtcctggtcaaaaatgactccaaggttcctcacagtgttactggaggccaaggtaatgccatccagagtaagaatctggttagataccatatttctaagcttttcagggccgagtacaataacctcagtttgatctgaattaagaagcagaaagttagcggccatccaggtctttatgtctttaagacattcctgcagtttaactcattggtgtgtgttatctggcttcatagacAGATATTGATCTGATCTTCTCCACCTGCTCGCCTCACTCAGACTTTGAGCCTTTAGACGTTCTGCCCGAGACTTTGGACGCACTTCCACCAGATCTCCGGACTACAACCCAAAGACTACAGATGGACAGGCTAACCATTTAAGACCAACTACACCTCCGCAGTCATTTACAATCCAaatgttttacacacacacacacacacacacacacacacacacacccctcgcTGTCCTCTTCCACATCCTCCCAGGCAAACATAAACCGAGCCACATGTGATTcagtaaataaaatttattttcattcttcACACACAAATTCCTCatacagtgaaaataaaagagGCCGCTCTCTCGGCCATTTGACACCAACGCAGATGGTGTCAAAAGTCCCCTCAGTTCATACAGCTTCATAAATATCAAGGTTCGGCCAGGATGTGTGGTCTGGAATGGGTGAGGTGGCTCATTTCCTCTGGATCTGAGTAAAAGATGAGGGCAACTGGAGCGGCTGGATGGGTTTCTTACGGAAGTCCGGGGAGACTCTCTGTTGCGTGGTAGGCAGCAGCTGGTTGCGTTTGATGATCTGCAGAGCCAGCTGAGTGTTTCCTGAGGACCAAACATAACATTCAAGGATCAGGTTTAAAATGCCCTCACAAACACAACAGCTCAGCCTGTTTCCACTGTTTGCAAAGCCAATACGACGCTTTGATATGTGGAATACGAGTGTGACAAACCAACCCAACCAAAACAGGGCGTCAGGCGAAAAACACGTTACAACAGGTGTAACTGGTGACGCAGCAGCTCACTGACCATTCTGCAGCTCCAGGTACACTCCCAGCAGGATGGCTTCAGGTGGGATCTCCTTGCTGTTCATCATCGACGCAGCCTGATGGTGACAGCACAAATTAAATTATTACTGAACTGTCGGGACGCTCACTGCTTTAAGCTTCCTGATGGGTTACACACATAATTACAGCATTAAAGAAACGGGGCGAATCAGATGCTTTTGAACAGTAACAGTTTccaaaatgaattttaaaaaggctttaatACATTTGTCGAGCATAAAATGCAGCAAAAACAATCAGCAACCAGTTTGATCAACATCGTCACTGAAATGTGATCGTCCCAGATTCTTCAACGTTtattagtttctcttttctcccCATAAAAACATTTCTTCGAACCACTGCAACAATGAAGTAACATGTCTAATGCCAGAGTAACTAGATTTTGATTGGCCAGTCCTGGACATGAGTTGCATAAAGTTGCCATGGTTACCTGAGTCAGGCACTTGCGGGCCTTGTCGTACTCACTCCTTAAACAATAGGCACTGCCCAGGTTAAAGAGCATCATAGCTCGAGCTGATGTCACACTGCTGGGATAACACAGTGGAGTCTGCTTCCCTGCTGCAACACATGCGCGTacgtacacgcacacacacacacacacacacacacacacgcacacacacacacacacacgcacacacacacacacacacacgagcacacgcgcacacacacacacacacacgttattTTCCTGCTGCAATGTTATGCTGTATATAAGATTTTGGAATCAAAAGCAAACACGTTGCTTAAAAACAAACTCACAGGACTCAACAGGCTCATCTCCTTTGTCGGACCCTGCTGACAGAGAGGAAATTATTCAGTGAAAACAAGACTGCAGCAAAAGTTTAGGCGAGGAATGATTTCAGCCCACGCACCCTGGTCTTGTTCGTTCATCAACATGCCCACTGACACATCACTGACGTTCTCTGGATTAAGGTGAGCGATAGCGTCGGAAATCCTGTCCAATGAGATGAGGGCTTCGGCAGCATAGAGGTGACCGAGGAACCTGAACAGAAAAGGTCCAAACAGAGAACAGTTAACTCACTCAAGTACATGAAGACCCTGATCGTACAATGACAGGACTCTTTTCTGTGTCCTtctttctcagactttatatcctTTTTACAGActttctgatttttaaaatcacttCACAAGGATCCTGTAAGCTTCTCCCCACCTGTAACCACTTACTTGAGCGATCCGGACAGCTTAGTTTGATGGAGCAGCTTCTCGGCGTGGTTTAGGGCTATCAGGTTGTCTCCCAGCGCCAACGCTACATAACTGCTGCAGGCCAGGATGGAGCACCTACTCACACAGCGAGAATCAACGAGTGGCATTTTGGTCCTAATGACATGAACCGTCAGGACGTGTAAATGAGCAGAGAATACGGAAAGCATCATTACCTGAGGTTTTCTACCTCCTGTTTTCTAAGAGGAGAAGATGGAGCAGCGGACAAAAATTTATCAGCATCCTGACCTTTTCCACTGCAAAGAAACACAGACCCTCCATCAGAGCACATATCAGCTCTGACAGTTTAATGTGACCGAATCACAGGCCACCACAATTCAGCCATCACCGTTTCTCAGTCCTGCATCAGAAAACATTCTGAGATGAAGGTCTCCTTGCAACTCCACCCTTCAGTCCAGATCCTCTTCCCTGTAATGGAGTGACTTCCAGATCTCTTCACTGTAGATCCTGGTGGGTTGGATCAACTGGTCAGTTTCACTGACTCCCGGTGTTTAGCTTCACTCCTGGATCTACAGCTGTGTCTGCTCTTTGTGGTGAGATGGCTGGACACACCGTGTGCACGAGTGTGGCACTGAGTTACAGGCTTTCTTGCAGTCAACCCAGGCAGTGGTCAGGCCGCCCTGTCTGGTGTGCACGCTTCTTGACCAGCAGCTGATATTTTGACCCCATTTTGACGTTCAGAATGACGAGCTGTGTTTGCAGTTTGTGTTCATGACTCTATGATGACTGAGTGGATCCAACTTGTCATGCAGAGGAAGGTAATGTTCCAATAGCTGAAGGCGTCACTGTAAGGATGTTGTTGCTGTTAGGCCAGTCTGGGTGTAACCAGGCatccacagtgtgctgttagcTGCGGCTCGTCTTTGTGGCATCATTTCATTGAAGCTGCAAGCACAGCCTGAGTGGATCTTGGGAGAATATGTAATTTTTTCTGTGACCTTGTTGCCAGAGAGATATGAACCATAATGTAGTAGTTTTAGAGCCTCAGTTTATGTAAACATCTCCCATCTCTATACATCATTTTGCACTGGGTAGCATTGGGAATCTAACCTGATGATCCTTAATATCGGATGCTACATGACTTTATGCATAGCaaaaaagaaatccagaaaatgcattttaaagatTATGTACGATATTAATAAGatctattctttgtttttccatcATAGTTATATAATGCACGAAAGTACCAGACTTAATGAGTGTATATTTCTTGACATTATGACGGATATTAAGGACTCTAAGTTGTAGTCCTCCTCAGTATGCAGCAGAGAGTGTGCATTTTAAATTCAGCAGTAAATACAAATTTACACACAGATTGTGTGACTTTGTACAGTTTTTGAACATAATCACTGGAGAGATGTGTTGGGAATACAGAACAAACAGGAACACTTtatggaaaaacagaaatatagtTTGGAACCAGCGAGTTAAGAAGGCATCACTGTCTTTCTGTAACAGGTGGGTGGGGTGGACAGACGTGTCTGACCTGCAGGCGTCGCTGTTCTCGCTGCCACTCTCGGTGCTTCCTGACTGACTCGAGTTCTTGGAGCTGTTCTCTGTCTTGAGTTCTTGCTGCTGGTGttcaggcagcagcagcagcgcatTCCTCAGGCAGATAGCTGCAAACTCCATACTGGCCACTGGAATAGCTGCTGATTGGCCCTCACTATACAAAGACAAACACTATGAGGTCAGTCTACCTCACATTAAACTACAGTAAGATTAAATATCAATTGGATGTTAAAATGTACACATGGACAACCTGTTAAATATGATAACTTCATGACATGATAGTGGAAACACAATAACCAGCATGTCAGTGATGTAGCAACTGATGTAACGTATGTTACTCTGTAATCATTGTATGTAGGCTGAGatgctttaaaacaaaacaaaaaacagcttttgctaaccacttcctgtttcataCTGTGGACCCCGATAGTTTAAACCAAACTGGCAGAACTCTGTTATCGAGGAGTCATGTGTGTAATTTATTGGCTCCGTGTGGATTTATGGGTAGTGAGCACTGACCTGTACGTGGTGTTCTGCATGGACTGGGACGCCAGGATGATCTTGCGATGGTAGCCCTGGCCAACAACAGACTGAACGATACCTTTTTTACAAGGCAAACCTTTGCTTTCCTGCTCTGAACCCTTGAAATTGGAAAATAAAGATGATATAATTTTAGATTTTACCCCCATAAATCCATTCAaagatgcaaaaaacaaacaaacatttgacTAAAGTAGTGTGGCTGAAATATTTTGTCCATGGTAGAATAAGTTAGAAAGGAAAACCATTACAGGAGGACGGCCTTATGTATCCTTGAGCCACCAGATAGGCATCAAAAATAATAAAGGAGAAAATATGTGCACATGTGAGAGCAGTTTGATCTGATCTCCATCAGAGATGAACCCAACCACGGTGTCATCAGCATACTTGATGATAACATTGATTGGGTTGGTGTGTGGGGGGGCTTTGCTGCGGACCAGTAACCAGGAAGTATTATTAAACCATACTGTAGCCAGTGGTACCCTTGGCTTCCTGGCTTCCTACTAGATACACGTAcggtatcaatttgaaaattTGACGTCACTTTGTTCTCAAGATATGAACTCCAAGGTTTTCAATGGATGCACCTATGGCATGAATTTCAACTGTTCTTCTTGggttatcacattcacaagattttgagaacacttgacctttgaccttgaagTCAAGGTCAGAGATTTAAGCTTGTCCAAGACTTtttgcattcacaaacttgggtgcCATTACTGCCGGCCTAGCAGGGTGACAACAACATCCCGTTAGCCTTTTACGGCTGAGGGGTAAAAATGACAAAGAATAAACAGGTAAAAAGGAAAGGTCACCATCGAAATGCTCAAAAACATCCACATCTTACAAACATACCCCTTTGTTAGCAGAGATGCAGCACTCGGCAAGCCGCAGCCACAGCCGAGGGTTGAAGTGGTAAACCTGCACCGCCTCCATCAGACATTCAAATGCTGCCAGAGGTCTGCCAATATGCAGTAGCTGAATACCGCAGTTATACAACAGCTCGTAGCGTTTGTTGGCTAGTAAAGCGCACATCGGGATACCTGTGAATTTTTtagctgaaaacaaaagaaaaggacTTTTTGTTACTGAGGAACACATAACTTACACCTGtgtgtaaaaacacaaaatacatacCAATATAAAACATTTCTATTGTGTCAAAGCTGAACAAGTCCAACACAAGACAAGAACAACCAAAAGGggataaaaacaaattacttCTGTGAATTTTAAATCCTACATCATCTTGTTCTTGAGTCATTGCACTCATGAACATGCGTGTCCACGCCCCCCACCCAACTTCCTGGGCGAAGGCAATAACCCATCAGCCTTTACAGCTGAGGCGTAACAACAAAGATCAGCAGGGTGACAGACACTGAAAAAATGATAACTATATCAACCACTCACAAGGCTCAGGGTATAATGCACAGATTCAAACTGACATACTTGGGAGTAAATTTGCCGCCAGACTTCTCCGAATTAAAATCTAGAAATAACGGTCCTTTAATTATTGTGGCCCGTATGTCTTCCCCACTTCTCTCTCTGCCCCCACTTTCCTGTCGTTTCTTTACTGAATCTatcaaataaagctgaaaaagcccccccaaaacatttaaagttGTACATAGCACTGGAAAATTTGAAAGCGAGCAGTGAAGCACACATAAATGAGAAAAAGCGGCTGCAGGGAGGTTATCGATTCAGGTTTGAGTTTGAGCCAATCGTTATCACGTCTTCCAGGAATGTCTCTAAATTGTTCCGTACTGGCAGGAGTTGAAGAATTGCATAGAAAGGTTTTAAAagtattgtttttacattcaacTTCCTTTACATGGGAACAAACACGTACAAAGTTGATATGTTTAGGATCATGTTAGTCACTAGTAAAAAATCCATTACTAGGGATTGGCTGAAGACAGAGGCCCGTAAGCAGCAAGTTTGGACTGAAGTGATGCATAATGTTTATGATGGGAATGGTGACCTTCACTGGCAGACTAGAGCTGGGCAAATGTAAGTTTTTCTGGAAAAACTGGGTGGACAGATTTGGTAGAGTAATAGTTTCTGGTTCTGTGAAACCCTCAGTTTAGTGCGACAGACTGTATGTAGTTGGCCAACTAATTTTCAGGGTATAATAATTTGTTTGTCTTATTTGATTCTGCTACATGGATTATgtcagaagaagaagacacaAAGAAAAGTGGAAAGAAGAAACGATCAAATGTATTTTCTGCTTGAAGTTAACGTGGTCATTAATGCGTGTAAATGACAATCAGGGTGTCTACAATGTCCCAGGACAGGATTCTGGTGATGTTGTCATTTGCAGAGGTTCATAAAaatagagaacagaaaaaaaaaaagtaaggaaGTCCAGTCGCTTTCTTTGCAAGCTTCATTGGCTTTCTCAGATCTTTTACCATCAAAGTCTGTACCAGTTTTTTCCATAATAGCTGGTAGACGAGGTTTGCTGTGCTCTTTGTTATCGTTTTTCCTACCAGGTGAAACGTGACAGTCTCGGGCTTTTAAGTATTACAGACGAAATCTGTTATTTAACACACAGTTCacaaaagttaaaacaaaagccgaaaaataaataaataaaaataaccaaCAACAAACAAGGTTGGCCAGATTCAGCTTCATCTTTTTGCTGACAGTACGTAGCAGTGAAACTTGTTTCCCCACCCTTCCTAAAATATAAAACCTAATATAATCACAGGCTTAATGCTGGCTTTCACAACTGTCTCACTGGCTCCATAATACCAACTATGTGCACATATCTGAAGGTTTTACAGCAGAGGAACTGATGTATACGTGAAAGGATAGAAACAGCACTAACAGGATAGTCATAGTAATACTAAACACAAACTACTAACACTCGGTAGCTGCTCCTGTTATGCTAGCTTCGGTTTGGTTTTACTGGTATCCAAAGCTTTGTTTATAAATGGGAAAATCTTCAAATTCTCTTCAAACctaaatactttttattttgagTATGGACACAACTGTGGGAAACAGTAATGTGTATATCTTTCACTTGGTTACCCAAGTTTCCGCCATCAGCCCCAGCTGGTAATGGCAGATAGCTGCCGGAGGTCTGTCCCTGCTAACAGGGAGCTTTTcacttcccactgtcaccaagtgctcacTCAGAGGAAGTCGTTTGATTGCTATGGTTTTTGCTGCTTCTATAcattataaagtgccttgaggcaccTGTGGTTCTGAAtttgtgttatataaataaaattgcataGAATATAAGTAAACTGGGGCAGCATACTGGTggagtggttagcactgttggtAAGGAGTTTGACTCCACCTTCGGGcttcagtttgcatgttctgttTGCGTGGTTACTCTCGCGGTACTCAGGCTTCGCATTTCTTGGGGTTAGGTCAACTCATTATTGTCCAGCCTGCCTCGTGCCCTGTTGGTAGCTGTGATAGGCTCCAGGCCCTCTGGGATCctgataagtggaagagaacaGATACATGAACTGCCTTCACTTACACTGGCCATTGCTACCATCTCCCAGCTGTGCACAGGTGTGGTCATTCTCTTGCAGAGCCTTCTTGAAATAGAAAATGCCGAGATTGTGTTTCCCCATTGCAAAATGAATGCAGCCCAGGTTGTTCCAGAACATACATCGAACACATTCacctaaatgaaaacaac
Coding sequences:
- the cnot10 gene encoding CCR4-NOT transcription complex subunit 10 isoform X2, whose protein sequence is MAENTEQNEAKHDGSPSPGMTDQEKEMAASAYEAFTAGRCDEALRHLEALQELTKEDYKIAMNKAVVEFYKSGQTTTGLLKQTLMSMKNQVHTSAEDVDGLDDVENSFLYYNQAIIHYYMRQFSDAICIGEKLYQFLEPFEKFAQSVCFLLVDLYLLTFQPEKALHLLTVLDKLSVQGSNKNGKGEKDGGNQKAELAAMIEAAKSKIHQYKVRAYIQMKSSKACKREIKSVMNTAGNSAPSLFLKSNFEYLRGNYRKAVKLLNSSNIAEHAGPIKTGECVRCMFWNNLGCIHFAMGKHNLGIFYFKKALQENDHTCAQLGDGSNGQSKKFTGIPMCALLANKRYELLYNCGIQLLHIGRPLAAFECLMEAVQVYHFNPRLWLRLAECCISANKGGSEQESKGLPCKKGIVQSVVGQGYHRKIILASQSMQNTTYSEGQSAAIPVASMEFAAICLRNALLLLPEHQQQELKTENSSKNSSQSGSTESGSENSDACSGKGQDADKFLSAAPSSPLRKQEVENLRCSILACSSYVALALGDNLIALNHAEKLLHQTKLSGSLKFLGHLYAAEALISLDRISDAIAHLNPENVSDVSVGMLMNEQDQGSDKGDEPVESSGKQTPLCYPSSVTSARAMMLFNLGSAYCLRSEYDKARKCLTQAASMMNSKEIPPEAILLGVYLELQNGNTQLALQIIKRNQLLPTTQQRVSPDFRKKPIQPLQLPSSFTQIQRK
- the cnot10 gene encoding CCR4-NOT transcription complex subunit 10 isoform X4 — its product is MAENTEQNEAKHDGSPSPGMTDQEKEMAASAYEAFTAGRCDEALRHLEALQELTKEDYKIAMNKAVVEFYKSGQTTTGLLKQTLMSMKNQVHTSAEDVDGLDDVENSFLYYNQAIIHYYMRQFSDAICIGEKLYQFLEPFEKFAQSVCFLLVDLYLLTFQPEKALHLLTVLDKLSVQGSNKNGKGEKDGGNQKAELAAMIEAAKSKIHQYKVRAYIQMKSSKACKREIKSVMNTAGNSAPSLFLKSNFEYLRGNYRKAVKLLNSSNIAEHAGPIKTGECVRCMFWNNLGCIHFAMGKHNLGIFYFKKALQENDHTCAQLGDGSNGQSKKFTGIPMCALLANKRYELLYNCGIQLLHIGRPLAAFECLMEAVQVYHFNPRLWLRLAECCISANKGGSEQESKGLPCKKGIVQSVVGQGYHRKIILASQSMQNTTYSEGQSAAIPVASMEFAAICLRNALLLLPEHQQQELKTENSSKNSSQSGSTESGSENSDACSGKGQDADKFLSAAPSSPLRKQEVENLRCSILACSSYVALALGDNLIALNHAEKLLHQTKLSGSLKFLGHLYAAEALISLDRISDAIAHLNPENVSDVSVGMLMNEQDQGSDKGDEPVESWKQTPLCYPSSVTSARAMMLFNLGSAYCLRSEYDKARKCLTQAASMMNSKEIPPEAILLGVYLELQNGNTQLALQIIKRNQLLPTTQQRVSPDFRKKPIQPLQLPSSFTQIQRK
- the cnot10 gene encoding CCR4-NOT transcription complex subunit 10 isoform X3, which gives rise to MAENTEQNEAKHDGSPSPGMTDQEKEMAASAYEAFTAGRCDEALRHLEALQELTKEDYKIAMNKAVVEFYKSGQTTTGLLKQTLMSMKNQVHTSAEDVDGLDDVENSFLYYNQAIIHYYMRQFSDAICIGEKLYQFLEPFEEKFAQSVCFLLVDLYLLTFQPEKALHLLTVLDKLSVQGSNKNGKGEKDGGNQKAELAAMIEAAKSKIHQYKVRAYIQMKSSKACKREIKSVMNTAGNSAPSLFLKSNFEYLRGNYRKAVKLLNSSNIAEHAGPIKTGECVRCMFWNNLGCIHFAMGKHNLGIFYFKKALQENDHTCAQLGDGSNGQSKKFTGIPMCALLANKRYELLYNCGIQLLHIGRPLAAFECLMEAVQVYHFNPRLWLRLAECCISANKGGSEQESKGLPCKKGIVQSVVGQGYHRKIILASQSMQNTTYSEGQSAAIPVASMEFAAICLRNALLLLPEHQQQELKTENSSKNSSQSGSTESGSENSDACSGKGQDADKFLSAAPSSPLRKQEVENLRCSILACSSYVALALGDNLIALNHAEKLLHQTKLSGSLKFLGHLYAAEALISLDRISDAIAHLNPENVSDVSVGMLMNEQDQGSDKGDEPVESWKQTPLCYPSSVTSARAMMLFNLGSAYCLRSEYDKARKCLTQAASMMNSKEIPPEAILLGVYLELQNGNTQLALQIIKRNQLLPTTQQRVSPDFRKKPIQPLQLPSSFTQIQRK
- the cnot10 gene encoding CCR4-NOT transcription complex subunit 10 isoform X1; this encodes MAENTEQNEAKHDGSPSPGMTDQEKEMAASAYEAFTAGRCDEALRHLEALQELTKEDYKIAMNKAVVEFYKSGQTTTGLLKQTLMSMKNQVHTSAEDVDGLDDVENSFLYYNQAIIHYYMRQFSDAICIGEKLYQFLEPFEEKFAQSVCFLLVDLYLLTFQPEKALHLLTVLDKLSVQGSNKNGKGEKDGGNQKAELAAMIEAAKSKIHQYKVRAYIQMKSSKACKREIKSVMNTAGNSAPSLFLKSNFEYLRGNYRKAVKLLNSSNIAEHAGPIKTGECVRCMFWNNLGCIHFAMGKHNLGIFYFKKALQENDHTCAQLGDGSNGQSKKFTGIPMCALLANKRYELLYNCGIQLLHIGRPLAAFECLMEAVQVYHFNPRLWLRLAECCISANKGGSEQESKGLPCKKGIVQSVVGQGYHRKIILASQSMQNTTYSEGQSAAIPVASMEFAAICLRNALLLLPEHQQQELKTENSSKNSSQSGSTESGSENSDACSGKGQDADKFLSAAPSSPLRKQEVENLRCSILACSSYVALALGDNLIALNHAEKLLHQTKLSGSLKFLGHLYAAEALISLDRISDAIAHLNPENVSDVSVGMLMNEQDQGSDKGDEPVESSGKQTPLCYPSSVTSARAMMLFNLGSAYCLRSEYDKARKCLTQAASMMNSKEIPPEAILLGVYLELQNGNTQLALQIIKRNQLLPTTQQRVSPDFRKKPIQPLQLPSSFTQIQRK